One Alphaproteobacteria bacterium LSUCC0396 genomic region harbors:
- a CDS encoding enoyl-CoA hydratase/isomerase family protein, which yields MTSIQPLIDVARDGKVATVILNRPEKRNAINDAMRNALIDSLNEVNADDEVGAVVLTGAGRGFCAGGDIGGMRERLEAPRGKVGFNGWKRQKQTHRLISTIYHMDKPVIAAVNGAASGLGCDLALACDFIVAGPAASFSMTYLKRGLIPDGGGLYFLPRRVGTTVAKELIFSARTVAADEAAMIGLADRLADAETLLDEARNWAQSLCFGPPSAVALSKSIVNRSVDLTLETVFALGSEAQSICYASDEHHEAVTAFLDKKSR from the coding sequence ATGACAAGCATACAACCCCTGATTGATGTCGCCCGTGATGGCAAGGTGGCGACGGTTATATTAAACCGGCCAGAAAAGCGAAATGCGATCAATGATGCGATGCGAAATGCCCTGATCGATTCGCTTAACGAGGTGAACGCCGATGACGAGGTTGGCGCAGTTGTCCTCACTGGTGCGGGGCGTGGGTTTTGCGCTGGCGGCGATATTGGTGGGATGCGTGAACGGTTGGAGGCGCCGCGCGGCAAGGTTGGATTTAACGGTTGGAAGCGGCAAAAACAGACGCATCGTCTGATTTCCACGATCTATCATATGGACAAGCCAGTGATTGCCGCGGTTAATGGTGCCGCGTCGGGCTTGGGCTGTGATCTTGCGCTGGCGTGTGATTTTATTGTTGCAGGGCCGGCGGCAAGCTTCTCGATGACCTATCTGAAACGCGGCTTAATTCCTGATGGCGGCGGGCTGTATTTCCTGCCGCGCCGTGTTGGAACAACAGTTGCCAAAGAACTGATCTTCAGTGCCCGTACCGTCGCTGCTGACGAGGCGGCAATGATTGGCCTTGCCGATCGGTTGGCCGATGCCGAGACATTGCTGGATGAGGCACGCAACTGGGCACAAAGCCTGTGCTTTGGACCGCCAAGCGCTGTGGCCTTGTCAAAATCAATCGTCAATCGGTCAGTTGATTTAACGCTCGAAACCGTGTTTGCGCTGGGTTCTGAGGCGCAGTCAATCTGTTATGCCAGTGATGAGCATCATGAGGCGGTAACAGCGTTTCTTGACAAAAAGAGCCGCTAG
- a CDS encoding CaiB/BaiF CoA transferase family protein, producing the protein MTDPMADAFDGLLVVEFAQGVAAPYCGLLLGRNGASVIKVEPQGSGDWCRSLGLRKGDFSAESIVLNRGKKSLALDMKSPDGRAAAFKLAAKADVIIENYRPNVTKRLGIDYAAVAAVNPNVVYASVTGFGPTGPKSRMPATDTVMQGYTGLMSINRDQAGLPRRINMLAIDYSTGLYLSQAVFAGLYRRATTGRGCHIQTSLLESAMAFQEARLVAQKFEGSAVQPVGAPVGTFATADGYLSLNARRDPHFTALCQHLGTNEWLDDPRFNSAEARLDNAAEINNLVAPHIMQRPTAHWVDVLSKADILNAPVHNYDDLFDDPQIAEIEAIGWVEIEEFGQLPAARIAGLSPASLSDHAAMTPPRLGQGGRAALLAAGFSDDEISQLASSGAAVFNDDEDT; encoded by the coding sequence ATGACCGATCCAATGGCAGATGCGTTTGACGGGTTGCTTGTTGTGGAATTTGCCCAAGGGGTGGCTGCACCCTATTGCGGGCTGCTTTTAGGTCGCAACGGCGCCAGTGTTATCAAGGTAGAGCCGCAAGGTAGTGGCGACTGGTGCCGCTCACTTGGTCTTCGCAAAGGCGATTTTTCGGCTGAATCAATCGTCTTGAACCGCGGTAAAAAGAGCCTTGCCCTCGATATGAAAAGCCCTGATGGCCGTGCTGCGGCGTTCAAGCTGGCGGCAAAGGCGGATGTCATTATTGAAAATTACCGGCCTAATGTGACAAAGCGACTGGGCATTGATTATGCGGCTGTGGCGGCGGTTAACCCAAATGTTGTTTATGCATCGGTTACCGGATTTGGACCGACGGGCCCGAAAAGCCGTATGCCGGCGACTGATACCGTGATGCAGGGCTATACCGGCCTGATGAGCATCAACCGGGATCAAGCTGGATTGCCGCGCCGGATCAATATGCTGGCGATTGATTATTCGACCGGCCTTTATCTTAGTCAGGCGGTATTTGCCGGGCTGTACCGGCGCGCAACAACTGGACGCGGTTGTCATATTCAAACAAGCCTTTTGGAAAGTGCGATGGCCTTTCAAGAGGCGCGTCTTGTTGCACAAAAATTTGAAGGCTCGGCTGTTCAGCCGGTCGGCGCACCCGTTGGCACCTTTGCCACAGCGGATGGTTATCTTAGTTTAAATGCGCGCCGTGATCCGCATTTTACCGCCCTGTGCCAGCATTTGGGCACCAATGAATGGCTGGATGATCCGCGGTTTAATTCGGCCGAGGCCCGGCTTGATAACGCTGCAGAAATCAACAATCTTGTCGCGCCTCACATTATGCAAAGGCCAACGGCGCATTGGGTAGATGTGTTGTCGAAAGCCGATATACTGAATGCGCCGGTACATAATTATGATGATTTGTTTGACGATCCTCAAATTGCTGAAATCGAGGCAATTGGCTGGGTTGAGATCGAAGAGTTTGGTCAATTGCCAGCGGCACGCATCGCTGGATTGTCGCCGGCATCGTTGAGTGATCACGCGGCAATGACACCGCCGCGCCTTGGCCAAGGGGGGCGGGCTGCATTATTGGCAGCTGGATTTAGCGATGATGAAATTAGCCAGCTTGCCTCTAGCGGGGCGGCTGTTTTTAATGATGATGAGGATACCTAG
- a CDS encoding acyl-CoA dehydrogenase family protein: MDFELTQDQQIFYDTVRRFAAAELADGAVDRANSDGYPWDIAARFAEMGLLGITIPEAKGGIGGSLSDAVLAIQAVAEFCPRSADVVQAGNFGAIRTFAEYASDDQLARFLPDLLAGKGVMSVGMSEPDAGSSVTELKTSATPDGDDFLINGSKVFGTNSGEADLFLIYLRFGPGTEGIGSAIIEKGTPGFTIGPGYRYMNGEAWSPLYFDNCRIPKANILLGPGGFKKQISGFNIERLGNAARAVAVGRKAFSEARDHAKTRQQFGRDICEFQGIQWKFAEMEMRLEAAQLLLMRAVTRADNGLPSAHDSAVAKLACNEAGFFAANEALQVMGALGFSDDSIVQYCMRRTRGWMIAGGSTEILKNRIAEGVFERRFQQRPPKPPKIDG, encoded by the coding sequence ATGGATTTCGAACTCACCCAAGATCAGCAGATTTTCTATGATACGGTCCGGCGCTTTGCCGCTGCTGAACTGGCGGATGGTGCGGTTGACCGGGCCAATAGCGACGGCTATCCATGGGATATTGCCGCCCGGTTTGCCGAGATGGGACTTCTTGGGATTACCATTCCCGAAGCCAAGGGCGGTATCGGCGGCAGTCTAAGCGATGCGGTGTTGGCGATTCAGGCGGTTGCTGAATTTTGTCCGCGCAGTGCTGATGTGGTGCAGGCTGGCAATTTCGGTGCAATCCGCACATTCGCCGAATATGCTAGTGATGATCAACTGGCACGCTTCCTGCCTGACCTTTTGGCCGGAAAAGGGGTGATGTCGGTTGGTATGTCCGAACCCGATGCAGGGTCATCTGTTACCGAACTGAAAACATCTGCAACGCCTGACGGGGATGATTTCTTAATCAATGGTAGCAAGGTTTTTGGGACGAATAGCGGTGAGGCAGACTTGTTCCTGATCTATTTGCGGTTTGGCCCGGGTACCGAGGGTATCGGGTCGGCGATCATTGAAAAGGGCACCCCAGGTTTTACTATTGGCCCGGGCTATCGCTATATGAATGGCGAGGCATGGTCGCCGCTTTATTTTGACAATTGCCGGATACCAAAGGCGAATATCCTGCTTGGCCCGGGGGGATTCAAAAAGCAGATATCCGGCTTTAACATTGAACGGCTCGGCAATGCCGCGCGTGCCGTGGCGGTTGGGCGCAAAGCATTTAGCGAGGCGCGTGATCATGCCAAAACGCGCCAACAATTTGGCCGTGATATTTGCGAATTTCAGGGGATACAGTGGAAATTCGCCGAAATGGAAATGCGGCTTGAGGCTGCACAGCTATTGCTGATGCGGGCAGTAACGCGGGCTGATAATGGCCTGCCATCGGCGCATGATTCGGCTGTGGCAAAACTGGCATGTAACGAGGCTGGCTTCTTTGCCGCAAATGAGGCGTTGCAGGTGATGGGTGCGCTGGGCTTTAGTGACGACAGCATCGTGCAATATTGCATGCGGCGGACACGCGGCTGGATGATTGCTGGCGGGTCAACAGAAATTCTGAAAAACCGGATTGCCGAGGGTGTTTTTGAACGGCGTTTCCAGCAGCGCCCGCCAAAGCCGCCAAAAATTGATGGCTGA
- a CDS encoding acetate--CoA ligase family protein: MRDIKGNIMGDFADEAGHDLGCALVAPKSIALIGVSGDAKKLSARPLQFCQQHGFAGKIYIVNPRRDEVLGIKAYPSVSAIPEKIDHAYILLGTELVEAALDDCIAAGVQIVSVLADGFAEAGSEGQARQARLVEKANAAKLMLIGPNSMGVVNTNNGFVCTTNAAFKIDDLPRGRLAVLSHSGSLIGTLVSRGQARNIGFAALVSLGNEAQVCVGRLGLTLVDDEDIDGFVLFLETMRNPQIFAEFAQAAKRLGKPVVAYMLGKSTDGQALSVSHTGAMTGEAAAVRAFLAQHSVAEVRQFDALFEAPALLMKKSQLGSRPRRATVVTTTGGGGAMLVDQLSLRGVELTGLSPASKAFFTSQNIPSGSGKLVDVTLAGAQYDIMKKAITQLINDPETGIVVVAIGSSAQFNPELAVKPIIDAVAENPAAAPVAAFPLPVAVTSMTMLEAAGIPCFGSVESCADSIGLLLCDDVETDQDDHGDERHIGTKADDHLAIGQQLETMISTAKIGDAGGLLNEVDGCRLFAALGIEGPRHLFLPAGDDAAFKASAMVAETGLEFPLVAKLVSADLPHKSDYGAVVLSIESEAALEAAIAEMQRAVKIHAPTANIDGVLVQEMALGLGEALVGLRHDNLVGPFITVGAGGIFAEIYQDVTIRPAPVSLATAHKMIAEVKGFAALRGYRGKPKGDLDALARLITNLSRLAGSDRIAEAEINPVLVRSDGVLMLDALVRIGPKNGAGGDTI; encoded by the coding sequence ATGCGCGATATTAAGGGCAATATTATGGGTGATTTTGCGGATGAGGCTGGGCATGATTTAGGGTGCGCGCTTGTTGCGCCAAAATCAATTGCGCTCATTGGTGTATCGGGTGATGCAAAAAAACTGTCGGCGCGGCCGTTGCAATTCTGCCAGCAACATGGGTTTGCCGGTAAAATTTATATCGTCAACCCGCGCCGTGACGAGGTGCTTGGCATCAAGGCTTATCCGTCGGTCTCGGCAATCCCTGAAAAGATAGATCACGCCTATATTCTGCTTGGCACTGAACTGGTTGAGGCGGCGCTGGATGATTGTATCGCCGCCGGTGTGCAGATTGTCTCGGTGCTGGCCGACGGGTTTGCCGAGGCCGGCAGCGAGGGGCAAGCACGCCAAGCGCGGCTTGTGGAAAAGGCGAATGCCGCCAAGCTGATGCTGATCGGGCCAAATTCGATGGGCGTGGTAAACACTAATAATGGCTTCGTCTGCACCACCAATGCGGCCTTTAAAATCGACGATTTACCGCGCGGGCGGCTGGCGGTTCTATCGCATAGTGGCAGTCTGATTGGCACGCTTGTTTCGCGGGGGCAGGCACGAAATATCGGCTTTGCCGCGCTGGTCTCGCTTGGTAATGAGGCGCAGGTTTGTGTTGGCAGGCTTGGCCTGACCTTGGTTGATGATGAAGATATCGACGGGTTTGTCTTGTTTCTGGAAACCATGCGCAATCCGCAGATATTCGCTGAATTTGCCCAAGCAGCCAAACGGCTTGGCAAGCCGGTAGTGGCCTATATGCTTGGAAAATCGACCGATGGTCAGGCCTTGTCGGTTTCGCATACTGGTGCCATGACTGGTGAGGCGGCGGCGGTTCGGGCGTTTCTAGCACAGCATTCGGTGGCCGAGGTTCGCCAGTTTGATGCGCTGTTTGAGGCGCCGGCATTATTGATGAAAAAGTCCCAATTGGGATCGCGTCCACGCCGTGCAACCGTTGTCACGACAACTGGCGGCGGTGGGGCGATGCTGGTTGACCAGCTCAGCCTCCGCGGTGTCGAGTTGACCGGATTAAGCCCGGCTTCGAAAGCGTTTTTTACGTCGCAGAACATTCCAAGTGGCAGTGGCAAACTTGTCGATGTTACGCTCGCCGGTGCCCAGTATGATATTATGAAAAAGGCCATCACTCAATTGATCAATGATCCCGAAACCGGGATTGTTGTGGTGGCGATTGGCTCGTCGGCGCAGTTTAATCCCGAACTGGCGGTAAAGCCCATTATTGATGCGGTTGCTGAAAATCCGGCAGCGGCACCGGTGGCGGCCTTTCCGTTGCCGGTTGCAGTCACCTCAATGACGATGCTGGAGGCGGCTGGAATTCCATGCTTTGGCAGTGTCGAGAGCTGTGCCGACAGCATTGGACTATTGCTGTGTGATGATGTGGAAACCGATCAAGATGATCATGGTGATGAACGTCATATTGGCACAAAGGCGGATGATCATCTGGCCATAGGGCAGCAGCTAGAGACAATGATTTCGACTGCCAAAATCGGTGATGCCGGGGGGCTGTTGAATGAGGTTGATGGGTGCCGGCTTTTTGCCGCGCTTGGTATCGAGGGGCCGCGGCATTTATTTTTACCGGCCGGTGATGACGCAGCGTTTAAAGCATCGGCCATGGTGGCTGAAACAGGGTTAGAATTCCCGCTGGTTGCTAAACTGGTCTCGGCGGATTTGCCGCATAAATCTGATTATGGTGCGGTGGTTCTGTCGATTGAATCTGAGGCGGCGCTTGAGGCGGCGATTGCCGAGATGCAGCGTGCGGTAAAAATTCATGCGCCAACGGCAAATATTGATGGGGTGCTGGTTCAAGAAATGGCCCTCGGGCTTGGCGAGGCGCTGGTTGGGTTGCGGCATGATAATCTGGTTGGGCCGTTCATTACCGTTGGCGCCGGCGGTATTTTTGCCGAGATTTACCAAGATGTAACTATACGCCCCGCACCGGTCAGTCTTGCAACCGCGCATAAGATGATTGCCGAGGTGAAGGGCTTTGCCGCCCTTCGTGGTTATCGCGGAAAACCTAAAGGCGATCTTGACGCATTGGCTAGGTTGATAACAAACCTATCAAGGCTGGCTGGTAGTGACCGGATTGCCGAGGCCGAGATTAATCCGGTATTGGTGCGATCTGATGGCGTTCTGATGCTTGATGCGCTGGTCCGGATAGGCCCGAAAAATGGTGCCGGCGGAGACACTATATGA
- a CDS encoding CaiB/BaiF CoA transferase family protein, producing MSADAMPLAGLRVLDFGHTVMGPTAGLILADLGAEVIRIEPVAGDPTRRLKGFGTGYFPFFNRNKQSVALNLKDPRGLGIVKRLLTKTDVLIENFAPGTMTRLGLDYGQIGADYPRLIYLSLKGFLPGLYENRIALDEVVQMMSGLAYMTGPPGQPLRAGASVVDIMGGTFGVVAVQAALIERQKTGQGQLVKSALFESAMFLMGQHLAYAAQSDEPVPPMPARVSAWAIYDQFRTKDDHMVFLGITSDKHWLRFCNIFGCDDLSADATLATNNQRIEARARLLPRLAATIAGLDLAAVTEKAIAADLPFAPIARPEALFNDPHLNDGGYLLETIMPNGEKGRLPNLPISLDGRIGNLTRNPPVIGADTAPCLESLGFSAAQIKELYADGIIGLADDAIEAETNA from the coding sequence ATGAGTGCCGATGCCATGCCGCTTGCGGGGTTGCGCGTGCTTGATTTCGGCCACACGGTTATGGGGCCAACCGCCGGATTGATCCTTGCTGATCTTGGCGCTGAGGTGATCCGGATTGAGCCTGTTGCCGGTGATCCGACACGGCGGTTAAAGGGCTTTGGTACCGGTTACTTTCCCTTTTTTAACCGTAATAAGCAAAGTGTGGCACTTAATCTGAAAGATCCGCGCGGCCTTGGGATCGTCAAACGGCTTTTGACTAAAACTGACGTGCTGATTGAAAATTTTGCCCCCGGAACGATGACACGGCTGGGGCTTGATTACGGTCAAATAGGCGCAGATTACCCGCGTCTGATCTATCTGTCGTTAAAGGGATTTTTGCCGGGCCTTTATGAAAACCGGATTGCGCTTGATGAGGTTGTGCAAATGATGAGTGGGCTGGCCTATATGACTGGGCCGCCCGGTCAGCCATTGCGCGCGGGTGCGTCCGTTGTCGATATTATGGGCGGTACATTTGGTGTTGTTGCGGTTCAGGCAGCATTGATAGAACGGCAAAAAACCGGCCAAGGGCAATTGGTTAAATCGGCATTGTTTGAAAGCGCGATGTTCCTGATGGGCCAGCATCTTGCCTATGCCGCCCAGTCGGATGAGCCGGTGCCGCCGATGCCGGCACGGGTATCTGCATGGGCGATTTATGATCAATTCCGCACCAAGGATGATCACATGGTGTTTCTTGGCATCACCTCGGATAAGCATTGGCTCAGATTTTGTAATATTTTTGGCTGTGATGATCTAAGTGCTGATGCAACGCTGGCAACCAATAATCAGCGTATCGAGGCGCGCGCGCGTCTGTTGCCACGGCTGGCGGCGACGATCGCCGGTCTGGATCTGGCGGCGGTGACCGAAAAAGCGATTGCGGCTGATCTGCCATTTGCGCCGATCGCGCGGCCCGAAGCGCTGTTCAACGATCCGCACCTAAATGACGGTGGTTACCTTCTTGAAACGATCATGCCCAATGGGGAAAAAGGCCGGCTGCCAAACCTGCCGATAAGCCTTGATGGGCGCATTGGCAATCTAACGCGTAATCCGCCGGTCATTGGCGCTGATACTGCCCCATGTCTTGAAAGCCTTGGGTTTTCAGCCGCCCAGATCAAGGAATTATATGCTGACGGTATCATTGGTCTTGCCGATGATGCAATTGAGGCAGAAACCAACGCATAG
- a CDS encoding citryl-CoA lyase produces MTDVADWWQTDIIDMAPGQIRLRGFPIEDLIGNIGFAEVVWLMTRGTRPDKSQAALLEAALVSAVDHGPQAPSIAAARMAVSCGLSLNNAMANAINMLGDVHGGAGEQAMQFFHDVKAQAVEMPLETAIKTVYQANNRLVPGFGHRFHKNADPRSLRLMTLLEAAVAANICDGGFAEIAVGVERFLADLKGKPIPMNVDGVTAVIYAELGFEPALARGLFCLSRSVGALAHAHEQAGRKERNKGPTPPHYRWTYGGANPIK; encoded by the coding sequence ATGACGGATGTAGCAGATTGGTGGCAAACCGATATTATTGATATGGCGCCGGGTCAAATTCGGCTGCGGGGGTTTCCGATTGAGGATTTGATCGGCAATATCGGCTTTGCTGAAGTGGTCTGGCTGATGACCCGTGGCACGCGGCCTGATAAATCACAGGCGGCCTTGCTTGAGGCGGCGCTGGTGTCAGCGGTTGATCATGGCCCACAAGCGCCCTCAATTGCTGCGGCGCGGATGGCGGTTAGCTGCGGCCTGTCGCTTAATAATGCGATGGCGAACGCGATCAATATGCTAGGCGATGTTCATGGCGGTGCCGGCGAGCAGGCCATGCAATTCTTCCATGATGTCAAAGCACAGGCGGTGGAGATGCCGCTAGAAACGGCGATCAAGACTGTCTATCAGGCGAATAATCGTCTTGTTCCGGGATTTGGTCACCGCTTTCATAAGAACGCTGACCCTCGATCGTTGCGGTTGATGACGCTGCTTGAGGCGGCGGTTGCAGCAAACATCTGCGATGGTGGCTTTGCCGAAATTGCGGTGGGGGTTGAACGGTTTCTAGCCGATTTAAAAGGCAAGCCAATTCCGATGAATGTTGATGGTGTGACCGCGGTAATTTATGCCGAGCTTGGGTTTGAGCCTGCATTGGCGCGCGGCCTTTTCTGTCTGTCAAGATCGGTTGGGGCACTTGCGCATGCGCATGAGCAAGCTGGCCGCAAAGAGAGGAATAAAGGCCCAACACCACCGCATTACCGCTGGACTTATGGTGGCGCGAACCCAATTAAATAA
- a CDS encoding NADH:flavin oxidoreductase/NADH oxidase: MTTTAHSSLPLLFTPIKLRGLEIRNRIMASPMCQYLSEGGGPNDWHLMHLGRLAIGGCGIVFGEETAVEPNGRKTYSCAGMYDTKHVGAYRRLTNVIKKNGAVPAIQLGHSGRKGSCHGAIEGWRPLELEDAKYGKAPWQVMAPTAHNCPPRPIFPKEMDLDDIKKVISSFRTAAKMSIDSGYEIVEIHGAHGYLIHQFLSSTSNQREDAYGGSLENRMRLAVEVAVAVREVWPQDKPVFFRLSAVDGKGGSWSLFESIQLAAALKAVEIDMIDVSSGGVMGDSEMPMVPRIPAYQVEFSKRIRSAVGIKTVAVGGITEPKQAEEILQAGDADLIALARELLWNADWPSHSAKALGLQDPFAYLPEGYAHRLRLRESQKEMKINQDETEITKSLSYFLSNADASAD; this comes from the coding sequence ATGACAACAACAGCTCACTCCTCACTTCCCTTGCTATTCACTCCAATAAAATTGCGTGGTCTCGAAATACGCAATAGAATAATGGCATCTCCAATGTGTCAATATTTGTCAGAAGGTGGCGGCCCTAATGACTGGCACCTAATGCATTTAGGCCGCCTTGCTATCGGAGGCTGTGGCATTGTTTTTGGCGAAGAGACTGCGGTCGAACCGAATGGCCGCAAAACATACTCTTGCGCAGGCATGTATGACACAAAGCATGTAGGTGCGTATCGTCGCCTTACTAATGTTATAAAGAAAAATGGAGCAGTGCCCGCTATTCAATTGGGGCACTCTGGCCGTAAAGGGTCCTGCCATGGTGCTATCGAAGGCTGGCGGCCACTCGAACTCGAGGACGCCAAGTATGGGAAAGCTCCCTGGCAAGTCATGGCCCCTACGGCACATAACTGTCCCCCTCGTCCTATTTTCCCAAAAGAAATGGATCTTGATGACATAAAAAAGGTGATCAGCTCTTTTCGCACAGCTGCTAAAATGAGCATCGACTCCGGTTATGAAATTGTTGAGATTCATGGCGCGCACGGCTACCTGATACATCAATTTCTCTCATCAACCTCAAACCAAAGAGAGGACGCTTATGGTGGAAGCCTTGAGAACAGAATGAGGCTTGCCGTCGAGGTTGCTGTGGCTGTCAGAGAAGTTTGGCCTCAAGATAAACCTGTTTTTTTCAGGCTTTCTGCTGTTGATGGCAAAGGGGGTAGCTGGTCACTTTTTGAGTCAATCCAGCTAGCTGCAGCACTCAAAGCAGTTGAGATTGATATGATTGATGTATCTTCTGGAGGAGTGATGGGCGACAGCGAGATGCCCATGGTGCCACGCATACCAGCCTATCAGGTCGAGTTTTCAAAACGCATAAGATCAGCAGTTGGAATCAAAACTGTTGCTGTTGGCGGTATAACAGAACCAAAACAAGCCGAAGAAATATTGCAAGCAGGCGATGCTGATTTGATAGCTTTAGCACGCGAACTTTTGTGGAATGCTGACTGGCCCTCCCACTCAGCAAAGGCATTAGGGTTACAAGATCCGTTTGCCTACCTCCCAGAGGGCTATGCTCATCGCCTTCGCCTTCGGGAGAGCCAAAAAGAAATGAAGATAAATCAAGACGAAACGGAAATTACCAAAAGTCTGAGTTATTTTCTCAGTAATGCCGATGCTTCCGCAGATTAG
- a CDS encoding SET domain-containing protein has product MKELAPLAGHQAARIEVRDSPLHGLGVFACVDLPKGSLIERCFYLVIDDDDLHEINRLNDYLFTSPDVKSDYLCVLGCGMIYNHGSPANAEWQIADVDNRFIEFTALADIRAGDEILHDYGEEYWASRA; this is encoded by the coding sequence ATGAAAGAGCTTGCACCTCTTGCCGGCCATCAGGCCGCACGGATTGAGGTTCGCGATTCACCGTTGCATGGGCTTGGCGTCTTTGCGTGTGTCGATTTGCCAAAAGGTAGCCTGATCGAACGCTGTTTCTATTTGGTAATCGATGACGATGATTTACATGAAATCAACCGGCTGAATGATTACCTTTTTACCAGCCCTGATGTGAAAAGCGATTATCTTTGCGTGCTGGGGTGCGGGATGATCTATAATCATGGCTCACCGGCAAATGCAGAATGGCAAATTGCCGATGTTGACAACCGGTTTATCGAATTCACAGCGCTTGCCGACATCAGGGCTGGTGATGAAATTCTTCATGATTACGGCGAGGAATATTGGGCTAGCCGCGCATAG
- a CDS encoding N-acyl homoserine lactonase family protein: MSNLTLPDLPVYELYAIRYATRDAVRSEHFIGGDPHDGPMPMDYFIWLAKSENHIVVIDTGFTADMATKRNRQFIQCPIKTLDALGIQADAVDDVILTHLHYDHSGHFDRFPGAQFHLQEQELQYATGRYMRYPQLQHAFELDDVCGIVRLNYAQKVTFYDGDGEVSTGLRLHRTGGHSAGLQFVSVHTKRGWVVLASDASHYYEHMESYRPFTIAFHVGEMMESFDRLKKVAPSLDHIIPGHDPKVMKKYPALAGKDGLVVRLDENPF, from the coding sequence ATGTCAAACCTCACCTTACCTGATCTTCCCGTCTATGAGCTTTATGCCATTCGTTATGCCACCCGTGACGCCGTCAGAAGCGAGCATTTTATTGGCGGCGATCCACATGATGGCCCGATGCCGATGGATTATTTTATCTGGCTGGCAAAATCTGAAAATCATATTGTGGTGATTGATACAGGCTTTACCGCCGATATGGCGACCAAGCGTAACCGGCAATTCATCCAGTGCCCGATCAAGACTTTAGACGCGCTTGGCATTCAAGCCGATGCTGTTGATGATGTTATTTTAACCCATCTTCATTATGATCACTCGGGCCATTTCGACCGGTTTCCCGGGGCACAGTTTCATCTTCAGGAACAAGAGCTGCAATATGCAACTGGCCGCTACATGCGCTATCCGCAATTGCAACACGCGTTTGAGCTGGATGATGTATGCGGGATCGTGCGCCTTAATTACGCGCAAAAAGTTACATTCTATGATGGCGACGGTGAGGTTTCCACAGGACTGCGGCTGCACCGCACTGGCGGCCATTCCGCCGGGCTGCAATTTGTGTCGGTTCACACCAAGCGCGGCTGGGTAGTTCTAGCCTCGGATGCCAGCCATTATTATGAACATATGGAGAGCTATCGGCCTTTTACCATCGCCTTTCACGTTGGCGAAATGATGGAAAGTTTTGACCGACTGAAAAAGGTTGCACCAAGTCTCGATCACATTATTCCCGGCCATGACCCAAAGGTAATGAAAAAATATCCGGCACTGGCTGGAAAAGATGGCTTGGTGGTGCGACTTGACGAGAACCCTTTTTAA